In Pleurocapsa sp. PCC 7319, the following are encoded in one genomic region:
- a CDS encoding DUF1499 domain-containing protein, with translation MFNFTGERPSNLGVKDGKLAACPDSPNCVNSQSDDAQSKIEPLSAVSIAEIKKVVEGMERTTIIEETDNYLYAEFKSKLMGYVDDVEFYFDPQANVVHVRSASRLGKSDLGVNRKRVEEIRSKLK, from the coding sequence ATGTTCAATTTTACAGGGGAAAGACCGAGCAATTTGGGAGTTAAAGATGGCAAATTAGCGGCTTGCCCTGATAGTCCTAATTGTGTCAATAGTCAAAGCGACGATGCTCAATCTAAGATTGAACCTTTATCTGCTGTATCTATTGCTGAAATCAAGAAAGTGGTAGAGGGCATGGAAAGAACTACGATCATTGAAGAGACAGATAATTATCTCTACGCAGAATTTAAAAGTAAGTTAATGGGTTACGTAGATGATGTCGAATTTTATTTCGACCCACAAGCTAATGTAGTTCACGTACGTTCTGCGTCACGTTTAGGAAAATCAGACTTAGGAGTTAATCGGAAGCGAGTCGAAGAAATCAGATCTAAGCTTAAATAA
- the ctpA gene encoding carboxyl-terminal processing protease CtpA, translated as MLKKVFSIALLVFFWVASSFWYFIPEAQAFTEEQKLLLQSWRIVNQSYLDETFNHQNWWKVREQFIKNPLRDREETYAVIEEMLAGLDDPFTRLLRPEQYHSLQVNTSGELSGVGLQINVNPETKLIEVISPLAGSPAEAAGIEPKDSILEIDGVDTQTLTLDEAAARMRGTVGTKVSLRVQSGRDENAQPRTVSLIRDRISLNPVVTALDTTTNNKVGYIRLNQFSANAADEIAQGVNRLEQQGAEAYILDLRNNPGGLLQAGVEIARMWLDSSTIVYTVNRQGALGSFDSTDDILTDDPLIVLVNQGTASASEILAGALQDNHRALLVGEKTFGKGLIQSLFELPDGSGLAVTVAKYETPSHKDINKLGIMPDNVVAQQAITYSQIATEADQQYQTALKLLTSQENVVANAA; from the coding sequence ATGCTCAAAAAAGTTTTCTCAATCGCTTTATTGGTATTTTTCTGGGTTGCGTCTTCCTTTTGGTATTTCATTCCCGAAGCCCAAGCTTTTACCGAAGAACAAAAATTACTTTTGCAATCTTGGCGTATTGTCAATCAGTCTTATTTAGACGAGACTTTTAATCATCAAAATTGGTGGAAGGTTCGAGAACAGTTTATCAAAAACCCATTGCGCGATCGCGAAGAAACTTATGCTGTGATCGAAGAAATGTTGGCAGGGTTGGACGATCCTTTCACGAGGCTCCTGAGACCAGAGCAATATCATAGTTTACAGGTCAACACTTCTGGCGAACTTTCTGGTGTCGGCTTACAGATTAATGTTAATCCAGAAACCAAGCTAATTGAAGTAATCTCTCCTCTTGCTGGTTCTCCAGCAGAGGCAGCAGGAATTGAACCCAAAGATAGCATTTTAGAAATTGATGGAGTCGACACCCAAACCCTGACTTTGGATGAAGCTGCCGCTAGGATGCGTGGCACTGTGGGGACAAAAGTTTCTCTCCGGGTGCAATCTGGTCGAGATGAGAATGCTCAACCCCGTACAGTAAGCTTAATTCGCGATCGCATTTCTCTGAATCCTGTAGTTACCGCTTTAGATACCACTACCAATAATAAAGTTGGTTATATTCGTCTGAATCAGTTTAGTGCCAATGCGGCGGATGAGATTGCCCAAGGAGTTAATCGTCTTGAGCAACAAGGAGCAGAAGCTTATATTTTAGATTTACGCAATAATCCTGGGGGATTGTTACAGGCTGGAGTAGAAATCGCCAGAATGTGGCTTGATAGTAGCACCATTGTCTATACAGTGAATCGTCAGGGAGCTTTGGGTAGTTTTGATTCTACTGACGATATACTGACAGACGATCCCCTAATCGTGTTGGTGAACCAGGGGACTGCCAGTGCTAGCGAAATTTTGGCAGGAGCATTACAAGATAATCATCGTGCTTTATTGGTAGGAGAAAAAACTTTTGGCAAAGGCTTAATTCAGTCTTTGTTTGAATTGCCAGACGGTTCAGGATTAGCGGTGACAGTAGCTAAATACGAAACGCCCAGCCACAAAGATATTAATAAACTTGGTATCATGCCAGATAACGTGGTGGCTCAACAGGCAATTACCTATTCTCAAATTGCTACAGAAGCAGACCAGCAATACCAGACCGCACTGAAACTGTTAACTTCCCAAGAAAACGTGGTGGCAAATGCAGCGTAA
- the petB gene encoding cytochrome b6 has translation MFSKQVTDSKVFQWFDERLEVQAISDDITSKYVPPHVNIFYCLGGITLVCFLIQFATGFCMTFYYKPSVAEAFTSVEYIMNEVSFGWLIRSIHRWSASMMVLMMILHVFRVYLTGGFKKPRELTWITGVTMAVITVSFGVTGYSLPWDQVGYWAVKIVSGVPAAIPVVGDQMVELLRGGASVGQATLTRFYSLHTFVLPWLIAVFMLLHFLMIRKQGISGPL, from the coding sequence ATGTTTTCTAAACAAGTAACTGATTCAAAAGTTTTTCAATGGTTTGATGAGCGTCTAGAAGTTCAAGCAATTTCTGATGACATCACCAGCAAATACGTACCCCCCCATGTCAATATTTTCTACTGTTTGGGCGGGATCACTCTCGTCTGCTTCCTCATTCAGTTTGCTACTGGATTCTGCATGACTTTTTACTACAAACCCAGTGTAGCGGAAGCATTTACGTCTGTTGAATACATCATGAATGAAGTCAGCTTCGGTTGGTTGATTCGTTCTATCCATCGCTGGTCAGCTAGCATGATGGTCTTGATGATGATTCTTCATGTTTTCCGTGTTTATCTCACTGGTGGTTTCAAAAAGCCCCGTGAGTTAACTTGGATTACTGGGGTAACCATGGCAGTAATCACCGTTAGCTTTGGCGTTACTGGATACTCTCTTCCCTGGGATCAAGTAGGCTATTGGGCGGTAAAAATTGTTTCTGGTGTACCAGCAGCAATCCCTGTCGTCGGCGACCAAATGGTAGAACTATTAAGAGGTGGTGCGAGTGTGGGTCAAGCTACTTTAACTCGCTTCTACAGCTTGCATACTTTCGTCTTACCATGGTTAATTGCAGTATTCATGCTGTTGCACTTCTTAATGATTCGCAAGCAAGGTATTTCCGGTCCCTTGTAA
- the petD gene encoding cytochrome b6-f complex subunit IV has product MSTLKKPDLSDPALRAKLAQGMGHNYYGEPAWPNDLLYIFPVVILGTIGLVVCLAVLDPAIMGEPANPFATPLEILPEWYLYPVFQILRVVPSKLLGIAAQTAVPLGLMLIPFIESVNKFQNPFRRPVATTVFLFGTLVTIWLGIGATFPIDKSLTLGLF; this is encoded by the coding sequence ATGTCCACTTTAAAAAAGCCAGATCTTAGCGATCCTGCTTTACGCGCTAAGTTGGCTCAAGGTATGGGTCATAACTATTATGGTGAACCCGCTTGGCCCAATGATTTGTTATACATTTTCCCTGTAGTTATCTTGGGAACTATTGGTTTGGTAGTATGTTTAGCGGTGTTAGATCCTGCGATCATGGGTGAACCTGCTAATCCTTTCGCTACTCCTCTGGAAATCTTGCCTGAATGGTATCTCTATCCAGTATTTCAAATCTTACGTGTCGTTCCTAGTAAACTGCTAGGAATTGCAGCTCAAACGGCTGTACCTTTGGGTTTGATGTTGATTCCTTTCATTGAAAGCGTTAACAAGTTCCAAAATCCCTTCCGCCGTCCCGTAGCTACTACAGTATTCTTGTTTGGTACTTTAGTAACTATCTGGTTGGGAATTGGTGCCACATTCCCCATCGATAAATCTTTAACTCTAGGCTTATTCTAA
- the rimP gene encoding ribosome maturation factor RimP encodes MTHPVVPQIIELASPLAANLNLELVDVVFQTNKTPPILRIDVRNLQTETSLENCEQMSRIVEEKLDLAEIIPGAYVLEISSPGISRNLTTEREFVAFKGFAVTVKTFAPYKGKKQWSGRLQQRDQTAVHLNQKGKAIAIPRELIAKVQLDDDS; translated from the coding sequence ATGACTCATCCTGTCGTCCCTCAAATTATTGAACTGGCATCTCCTTTAGCCGCCAACCTTAATCTGGAATTGGTTGATGTGGTTTTTCAAACTAATAAAACACCACCAATTTTGAGGATAGATGTGCGGAATCTGCAAACAGAAACTAGTCTAGAAAACTGTGAACAGATGAGTCGAATTGTAGAGGAAAAGCTAGATTTAGCGGAAATTATTCCGGGAGCTTATGTTCTAGAAATCTCTAGTCCTGGGATTTCTCGCAATTTAACCACCGAGCGCGAATTTGTCGCTTTTAAAGGATTTGCTGTGACTGTAAAAACTTTTGCTCCCTATAAAGGCAAAAAACAATGGTCAGGTAGATTACAACAACGGGACCAAACAGCAGTTCATCTTAATCAAAAAGGTAAAGCGATCGCCATTCCGCGAGAATTAATTGCTAAAGTACAACTGGACGACGATAGCTGA
- the nusA gene encoding transcription termination factor NusA: MTLVSLPGLRATIDEISQRYNLPGSAVEEALREALIKGYEKFRRSKVRHEEFSEEYFENFNVQLDTEEEGFQILTTKVIVDISKEQIEDHDHQIALSEVQEQVDDSEIQVGDSVLVDVTPEQKDFGRMAAIQTKQVLLQKLRDQQRKLIQEEFKDLEDTVLQARVVRFERQSAIVAVSSGLGQPEVEAELPKREQLPNDTYRSNSTFKVYLKKVRDTPHRGPQLMVSRATAGLVVELFSNEVPEIEEEIVRIVAVAREAHPPSRYVGVRTKIAVDTLERDVDPVGACIGARGSRIQAVVNELRGEKIDVIRWSPDPATYIANSLSPARVDQVVLANTEEKQSLVLVAEDQLSLAIGKEGQNVRLAARLTGWKIDIKDIDKYDEEAEMKKWAAQAETEAKQITEEETEAETSIDIEAETSIDIEAVTQLDEATAETEVSEVEASNSEAAINTSTTEKEANATVENDAM; encoded by the coding sequence ATGACCTTAGTCAGTTTGCCTGGTCTGAGGGCAACAATCGACGAAATCAGCCAGAGATACAATTTACCAGGTAGCGCAGTTGAAGAAGCTCTTAGGGAAGCTCTAATCAAAGGTTATGAAAAATTTCGCCGTTCTAAAGTTCGTCATGAAGAATTTAGCGAAGAATATTTTGAAAATTTTAATGTTCAATTAGACACAGAAGAAGAAGGATTTCAGATTTTAACTACCAAAGTAATTGTTGACATTAGCAAAGAGCAAATTGAAGATCACGACCATCAAATTGCCCTCAGCGAGGTACAAGAGCAAGTAGACGACTCAGAAATTCAGGTAGGGGATTCGGTTTTAGTTGACGTTACGCCTGAGCAAAAAGATTTTGGACGAATGGCAGCGATTCAAACTAAACAGGTACTGTTACAAAAGCTAAGGGATCAACAAAGAAAACTAATCCAGGAAGAATTTAAAGACTTAGAGGATACTGTTCTTCAGGCAAGGGTTGTGCGTTTTGAACGACAATCGGCAATTGTTGCCGTTAGCAGTGGTTTGGGACAACCAGAAGTAGAGGCCGAGTTACCGAAGCGAGAACAGTTGCCCAATGATACTTATCGCTCAAACAGTACTTTTAAAGTTTATTTGAAAAAAGTTAGGGACACTCCCCATAGAGGTCCTCAGCTAATGGTTTCACGAGCTACGGCCGGATTGGTTGTTGAACTATTTAGTAATGAAGTTCCCGAAATAGAAGAAGAAATTGTCCGTATTGTAGCCGTAGCCAGAGAAGCCCATCCTCCTTCTCGTTATGTCGGGGTACGTACCAAGATTGCAGTGGATACTTTAGAAAGAGATGTTGACCCTGTTGGAGCCTGTATTGGGGCCAGGGGATCACGAATTCAAGCCGTAGTCAATGAACTAAGAGGGGAAAAAATAGATGTTATTCGTTGGTCTCCCGACCCAGCAACTTATATCGCTAATTCTCTAAGTCCTGCCAGAGTAGACCAAGTAGTATTAGCTAACACTGAAGAAAAACAGTCATTGGTTTTGGTGGCAGAAGATCAACTAAGTTTGGCCATTGGTAAAGAAGGGCAAAATGTACGTCTGGCAGCTCGTTTGACTGGTTGGAAAATCGATATTAAAGATATTGATAAGTACGATGAAGAAGCAGAGATGAAGAAATGGGCTGCTCAAGCCGAAACAGAAGCCAAACAAATAACTGAAGAGGAAACAGAAGCAGAGACTTCTATAGATATAGAAGCAGAGACTTCCATAGATATAGAAGCAGTAACTCAACTAGATGAGGCTACAGCAGAAACAGAGGTATCAGAAGTAGAAGCCTCAAATTCCGAGGCAGCAATTAATACCTCGACAACAGAGAAAGAAGCAAACGCTACTGTCGAAAATGATGCTATGTAA
- a CDS encoding YlxR family protein, which translates to MNQINYRRCISCRQLAPKKSLWRVIRLAHTHKIQLDRGMGRSAYLCPNIDCLNQVRFNNRLSRSLKARVPEDIYQNLQARLKNV; encoded by the coding sequence TTGAATCAAATCAATTATCGTAGATGTATTAGTTGTCGCCAATTAGCGCCCAAAAAATCTTTATGGCGGGTAATCAGATTGGCACATACTCATAAAATTCAGCTAGATCGAGGTATGGGACGCTCTGCTTATCTCTGTCCTAATATAGATTGTTTAAACCAAGTCAGGTTTAATAATCGTCTCAGCCGATCTTTGAAAGCTAGAGTCCCTGAGGATATTTATCAAAATTTACAAGCACGTCTAAAAAACGTTTAA
- the infB gene encoding translation initiation factor IF-2: MNNGKVRIYELSKELNLDNKDIKEICEQLNIAVKSHSSTITASQAERVKAVAAKSPRAAKAANSPKKESIAPKPTGKLKQQILAVHHRTEVPNSPSSGNNPQTGSSPTLVSPPTRPTRPQSITPKPSQEESSVPAKPPQLKEPSLNRNEVKSASSKDHKPLESAPKTPAVKTSRLVEPPSRPQINKPKVGVKNSTQASNKPKIRSSEQPQAKTEDTEKKKKVIPPLPKLNQRPQKVRAVSKVSQVAEEEVDENVTDDSNDNSIETDEIIEKTEVKKVTRLKRPAPPRKVKKEWENEEEDEEKQSKSGKGKAAKKRRAPKPVLDEDEDFDSDANLVQVNTAFSLSTARPPKPQSLQQQQPAASSHKKPRKPSFKTEKTPKTERQTKSKVTPSLPESIILSDNLTVRDLAERLNTPETDIIKNLFFKGIPVNITQTLDLDTARLVAEELGVNVEAPTEKSAATKDTEMLDADDLENLQLRPPVVTIMGHVDHGKTTLLDSIRKSTVASGEAGGITQHIGAYHVDVEHNGDKQQIVFLDTPGHEAFTAMRARGTRVTDIAILVVAADDGVQPQTKEAISHAKAAEVPLLVAINKVDKPESNPDRIKQELTEQGLVPEDWGGDTTMVPVSALTGDNLDELLEMILLVAEVEELSANPDRPAKGTVIEANLDRNRGPVATLLVQNGTLRVGDSIVAGSVLGKVRAMIDDTGAKVEAATPSFAVEILGLNDVPEAGDEFDVYENEKEARALADQRSIDQRDSRLLQSMSSRRISLSTISAQAQEGELKELNLIIKADVQGSVEAILGSLQQLPQNEVQIRTLLASPGEVTETDVDLAAASGAVIIGFNTTLASGSRQAADREGVDIRQYNIIYKLLDDIQGAMEGLLDPEEVEESLGQVEVRAVFPVGRGAVAGCYVLSGKIVRNCKIRVRRGNKIVYEGDLSSLKRMKDDVKEVNTGFECGIGAAKFSDWKEGDIIEAYELVFKRRTLATN; encoded by the coding sequence ATGAACAACGGCAAAGTTAGAATATACGAACTATCAAAAGAGCTCAATTTGGACAATAAAGATATCAAAGAGATTTGTGAACAGCTTAACATTGCAGTAAAAAGTCATAGCAGCACAATTACAGCATCTCAAGCAGAAAGAGTTAAAGCAGTGGCTGCTAAATCCCCTCGTGCCGCAAAAGCAGCAAATAGTCCCAAGAAAGAATCTATAGCCCCCAAACCCACGGGGAAACTTAAGCAGCAAATTTTGGCTGTTCATCACCGAACTGAAGTACCTAACTCCCCTTCTTCTGGGAATAACCCCCAAACTGGTTCATCTCCTACTTTAGTATCACCACCAACTAGACCAACTCGCCCTCAATCGATTACACCGAAACCATCTCAAGAAGAATCTTCAGTGCCAGCAAAACCTCCTCAACTTAAAGAGCCTTCTCTCAACCGCAACGAAGTCAAATCAGCCTCCAGTAAAGACCACAAACCTCTAGAATCAGCTCCTAAGACTCCTGCTGTTAAGACATCGAGGTTGGTTGAGCCACCCTCAAGACCCCAAATAAATAAACCTAAGGTTGGGGTCAAAAATTCAACTCAGGCTTCGAACAAGCCAAAAATACGCTCTTCAGAGCAACCTCAAGCTAAAACAGAAGATACAGAGAAAAAGAAAAAGGTTATTCCTCCCTTACCTAAGCTAAATCAAAGACCACAGAAAGTTCGAGCAGTCAGTAAAGTTAGCCAGGTTGCAGAAGAAGAGGTTGATGAGAACGTTACCGACGATTCAAATGATAACAGCATCGAAACTGATGAAATTATCGAGAAAACCGAGGTCAAAAAAGTTACACGGCTAAAACGCCCTGCTCCTCCTCGTAAAGTCAAAAAAGAATGGGAAAATGAAGAAGAGGACGAAGAAAAGCAATCTAAATCAGGCAAAGGAAAAGCGGCTAAAAAACGTCGTGCGCCTAAACCAGTATTAGATGAAGATGAAGATTTTGACTCAGATGCTAATTTAGTTCAAGTTAACACTGCGTTTAGCTTATCTACGGCTCGCCCGCCAAAACCACAGTCTTTACAACAACAGCAGCCAGCAGCTAGTTCTCACAAAAAACCACGCAAACCATCTTTCAAAACCGAAAAAACTCCCAAAACTGAACGCCAGACGAAAAGCAAAGTTACGCCATCTTTACCAGAATCAATTATTTTATCGGATAATCTGACTGTTAGAGATCTTGCAGAAAGACTGAATACTCCTGAAACTGACATCATCAAAAATCTATTTTTCAAAGGGATTCCTGTCAACATCACCCAAACTTTAGACTTAGATACGGCTCGCTTGGTAGCCGAAGAACTAGGGGTAAATGTCGAAGCTCCCACAGAAAAATCAGCAGCAACCAAAGATACTGAAATGTTGGATGCTGATGATCTAGAAAACCTTCAGCTTCGTCCACCCGTAGTTACTATCATGGGTCATGTAGATCATGGCAAAACTACCTTATTGGACTCAATTCGCAAAAGTACGGTTGCTTCAGGGGAAGCTGGAGGGATCACTCAACATATTGGGGCTTACCATGTAGACGTAGAACATAATGGTGATAAACAGCAGATTGTTTTCTTGGATACCCCTGGTCACGAAGCTTTTACCGCCATGCGTGCTAGAGGAACAAGAGTTACTGACATTGCCATTTTGGTTGTCGCTGCTGATGATGGAGTTCAACCCCAAACCAAAGAAGCGATCAGTCATGCTAAAGCTGCAGAGGTACCTTTATTGGTAGCTATTAACAAAGTAGACAAGCCAGAATCTAATCCCGACAGAATTAAACAAGAACTAACTGAACAGGGTTTAGTACCTGAAGATTGGGGCGGAGATACAACTATGGTTCCTGTTAGCGCGCTGACAGGAGATAATCTGGATGAACTATTAGAGATGATTCTTTTAGTAGCTGAAGTTGAAGAACTTTCTGCTAATCCAGATCGTCCTGCTAAAGGAACCGTAATTGAAGCGAACCTAGATCGTAATCGAGGTCCTGTAGCAACTCTATTAGTTCAAAATGGGACTTTGAGAGTAGGAGACAGTATTGTTGCCGGTTCTGTGCTGGGTAAAGTTCGGGCGATGATTGATGATACAGGGGCAAAAGTAGAAGCAGCAACTCCCTCTTTTGCTGTAGAAATTTTAGGCTTGAACGATGTTCCAGAAGCTGGGGACGAATTTGATGTCTACGAAAATGAAAAAGAAGCCAGAGCGCTCGCCGATCAACGTTCCATTGACCAGCGAGATAGCCGCTTATTACAATCAATGTCATCTCGTCGTATTAGTTTGAGCACCATATCTGCTCAGGCGCAAGAAGGCGAACTTAAAGAACTCAACTTAATTATTAAGGCTGACGTTCAGGGCTCTGTAGAGGCTATTCTCGGTTCTCTGCAACAATTACCTCAAAATGAAGTGCAGATCCGTACTCTTTTAGCATCTCCTGGGGAAGTTACCGAAACAGATGTAGATTTGGCTGCTGCCAGCGGTGCAGTTATTATTGGCTTCAATACCACCTTGGCATCGGGTTCACGGCAAGCGGCTGACAGAGAAGGAGTAGATATTCGTCAATACAATATTATCTATAAGCTCTTAGATGATATTCAAGGAGCAATGGAAGGTTTACTCGATCCTGAAGAAGTCGAAGAAAGTCTCGGTCAAGTTGAAGTCAGGGCTGTATTCCCAGTTGGTCGTGGTGCTGTTGCCGGTTGTTATGTATTGTCAGGCAAGATAGTCCGTAACTGTAAAATTCGGGTTCGTCGTGGCAACAAAATAGTCTACGAAGGAGACTTAAGTTCCCTCAAACGTATGAAAGACGATGTCAAAGAGGTCAACACAGGTTTTGAATGTGGTATTGGTGCGGCTAAATTCTCTGATTGGAAAGAAGGCGACATCATTGAAGCTTATGAATTAGTGTTTAAGCGCCGGACTTTGGCAACAAACTAG
- a CDS encoding low-complexity tail membrane protein produces the protein MSTFRSEPFLWIHLSGIVLFPILLEIVLIGLATGDSFSYILELLLIAAFGIIPVLRMQLTCPFDIFSILLFSLNPESLTTEQTRILSLFKSNKQKLFAILAAGFMLLLLWLLYRLSPLAVALFDFIPQWRILGLIIATIAFFGSNLFLQVPLSVLLVLLTKQSQFAQIEPYPQDQIEQDFTVPGIKVSKILWFLKSDSDSKEIT, from the coding sequence ATGTCTACTTTTCGTTCTGAACCCTTTCTGTGGATTCATCTTTCAGGAATAGTCTTGTTTCCTATTTTGTTAGAAATAGTTTTGATTGGTTTAGCTACTGGAGATAGTTTTTCTTATATTTTAGAACTGTTATTAATTGCGGCTTTTGGGATAATTCCTGTGTTGCGGATGCAACTGACCTGTCCATTTGATATTTTTAGTATTTTGCTCTTTTCCCTTAATCCAGAATCTTTAACTACTGAGCAGACCAGGATACTATCGCTATTCAAGTCTAATAAGCAAAAGCTGTTTGCTATTTTGGCAGCAGGATTTATGCTCTTGCTCCTGTGGTTATTGTATCGTTTATCTCCACTAGCAGTTGCACTATTTGATTTTATTCCGCAGTGGCGTATTTTGGGTCTGATAATCGCCACGATTGCTTTTTTTGGTAGTAATTTGTTCTTACAAGTGCCTCTCAGTGTTTTGTTAGTTTTATTGACTAAACAATCACAGTTTGCTCAAATTGAACCATATCCCCAAGACCAAATCGAGCAAGATTTTACTGTACCTGGAATCAAGGTCAGTAAAATACTCTGGTTTTTAAAATCAGATTCAGACTCTAAGGAGATTACTTAA
- a CDS encoding redoxin domain-containing protein: MNTIGNFAPDFEIPGIDGEVYHLGSYRKKLKAIAVVFMNHDSPPVNQYIERLKQIQTDFGARGFTVMGIDSNHRTEPIADSIDAMQKYAQEKNLNFPYLRDPTQDVAKSFKAKVMPSVYLLDSDAVIRYQGKIDDCAESAQKVNHHYLRDSISVLLSGEKIVKDYTEPEGTPIQWRPKS, encoded by the coding sequence ATGAACACTATAGGTAATTTTGCTCCCGATTTTGAAATTCCTGGTATCGATGGAGAAGTTTATCATCTGGGTAGCTATCGTAAAAAATTAAAAGCGATCGCCGTTGTCTTTATGAATCATGATAGTCCCCCGGTGAATCAATATATAGAACGTCTCAAGCAAATCCAAACTGATTTTGGAGCTCGGGGTTTTACAGTGATGGGGATAGATTCTAATCATCGGACTGAGCCAATTGCCGATAGTATAGATGCGATGCAAAAATATGCCCAAGAGAAGAATCTCAATTTTCCTTACTTGCGCGATCCAACTCAAGATGTGGCGAAATCTTTTAAAGCAAAAGTTATGCCCAGCGTCTATTTACTCGATAGTGATGCGGTAATAAGGTATCAAGGAAAAATTGACGATTGTGCAGAATCAGCACAAAAGGTTAATCATCATTATTTGCGGGATAGTATTTCTGTCCTACTGTCAGGAGAAAAAATAGTCAAAGATTATACTGAACCAGAAGGAACTCCTATCCAATGGCGACCAAAATCATAA
- the pyrH gene encoding UMP kinase, producing the protein MSYQRVLLKLSGEALMGNLGYGIDPKVVAEIAQEVADVVKSNVQVAIVVGGGNIFRGMKASAAGMDRATADYIGMIATVMNAMTLQDALERIGIANRLQTAISMQEVAEPYIRRRAIRHLEKGRVVIFGAGSGNPFFTTDTTAALRAAEIDAEIIFKATKVDGIYNSDPQKNPNAHRYQSLTYNHVLTNELKVMDSTAIALCKENDIPILVFDLSVSGNIMRATQGEPVGTIVGGNCEVI; encoded by the coding sequence ATGAGTTACCAGCGGGTTTTATTAAAACTAAGCGGCGAAGCTCTGATGGGCAACTTGGGCTACGGCATCGATCCCAAAGTAGTCGCCGAAATTGCTCAAGAAGTAGCAGATGTGGTTAAAAGTAACGTTCAAGTCGCGATCGTGGTTGGTGGTGGTAACATTTTCCGCGGAATGAAAGCATCGGCTGCGGGTATGGATCGAGCTACAGCTGATTATATAGGCATGATTGCAACCGTTATGAATGCCATGACTTTACAAGATGCTTTGGAAAGAATTGGTATTGCCAATCGTTTGCAAACAGCTATATCCATGCAGGAAGTAGCCGAACCCTATATTCGCCGGCGTGCCATTCGTCACTTGGAAAAAGGACGAGTGGTTATTTTTGGTGCAGGTTCAGGAAATCCTTTTTTTACCACCGATACCACTGCCGCTTTGCGGGCTGCTGAAATTGATGCAGAAATTATTTTTAAGGCAACTAAGGTTGACGGAATTTATAATTCTGATCCTCAGAAAAACCCCAATGCTCATCGCTATCAAAGTTTGACCTATAATCACGTCCTAACGAATGAACTTAAAGTAATGGATAGTACAGCGATCGCTTTATGCAAAGAAAACGACATTCCTATATTAGTCTTCGATCTTTCCGTTAGCGGTAATATTATGCGTGCTACTCAAGGAGAACCTGTAGGCACTATTGTAGGAGGAAACTGTGAAGTTATCTGA
- the frr gene encoding ribosome recycling factor, which yields MKLSELKERMQKTVEATQRSFNTIRTGRASTSLLDRVMVDYYGAETPLKSLANISTPDATTIMIQPYDKGSMGQIEKAISMSDIGLTPNNDGELIRLNIPPLTRERRKELVKMAGKLAEEGKVGIRNIRRDAIDEVRKQEKSSDISEDESRDLQDEIQKVTDSFNQKIDDLLAVKEKDITTV from the coding sequence GTGAAGTTATCTGAACTAAAAGAACGTATGCAGAAGACAGTTGAGGCAACTCAAAGGTCTTTTAACACTATTCGTACCGGAAGAGCAAGTACTTCTTTGTTGGATCGTGTGATGGTCGATTATTATGGTGCAGAGACACCTTTAAAATCGCTGGCAAACATTAGCACTCCTGATGCTACCACCATCATGATTCAACCTTATGATAAAGGTAGTATGGGTCAAATTGAAAAAGCCATTTCCATGTCGGATATTGGGTTAACTCCTAATAACGATGGAGAATTAATTAGGCTGAATATTCCTCCCCTGACTAGAGAACGTCGCAAAGAGCTAGTAAAAATGGCAGGGAAACTAGCTGAAGAAGGAAAAGTTGGAATTCGTAATATTCGTCGTGATGCAATTGACGAGGTTCGCAAGCAGGAAAAAAGTAGTGATATCTCAGAAGATGAATCTAGAGACTTACAAGACGAAATTCAAAAAGTTACCGATAGTTTTAATCAGAAAATTGATGATTTACTGGCTGTAAAAGAAAAAGATATTACGACTGTTTAA